The following coding sequences lie in one Psychrobacter arenosus genomic window:
- the dusA gene encoding tRNA dihydrouridine(20/20a) synthase DusA: MPNIMQDKRLSIAPMIDWTTSDYRFFARLFNPHTYLYTEMISTGALIHGKTDRHLRFDASEHPLVLQLGGADIAEMTHCTELAQTRGFAEVNINVGCPSDRVQHNKIGACLMAEPETVATLVKHMQAAVSIPVTVKHRIGIDHFDSYEFMHNFVETVAAAGCERFIVHARTAWLQGLSPKQNREIPPLRYEDVYRLKQDFPSLAIEINGGITTVAEIETHLQHVDGVMIGRAAYQNPYIMAEAMSLWGEAAPSREAILERLMPYLQEQVAKGEPLPTIARHFLGLFQGLPGARKWRQALSGKQSLTIAEIEDAATQTLAFIAQQDAYQDSLEAQS; encoded by the coding sequence ATGCCAAATATTATGCAAGATAAACGCTTATCGATTGCCCCCATGATCGATTGGACCACGTCCGACTATAGATTTTTTGCGCGGTTGTTTAACCCGCATACTTATCTCTATACGGAAATGATCAGTACCGGCGCCCTTATTCATGGCAAGACCGACCGTCATTTGCGCTTTGACGCCAGTGAGCACCCGTTAGTACTGCAATTGGGCGGTGCTGATATCGCTGAGATGACTCATTGTACGGAGTTGGCGCAAACTCGTGGCTTTGCGGAAGTGAATATCAACGTCGGCTGCCCCTCTGACCGGGTACAGCATAATAAAATTGGCGCTTGCCTCATGGCAGAGCCGGAAACGGTAGCAACTTTGGTCAAGCACATGCAGGCGGCAGTATCCATCCCTGTGACCGTCAAACACCGCATCGGTATCGACCATTTTGACAGCTATGAGTTTATGCATAACTTTGTGGAGACGGTAGCGGCGGCTGGGTGTGAGCGCTTTATCGTGCATGCGCGTACGGCATGGCTACAAGGCTTAAGTCCGAAGCAGAACCGTGAGATTCCACCCCTACGCTATGAAGATGTGTACCGACTCAAGCAAGACTTCCCAAGCTTAGCCATTGAGATTAATGGCGGCATTACCACTGTCGCAGAGATTGAAACCCATTTGCAGCATGTTGATGGGGTGATGATTGGCCGCGCTGCTTACCAAAACCCTTATATTATGGCTGAGGCTATGAGCTTATGGGGGGAGGCTGCCCCGAGCCGTGAAGCTATCCTAGAGCGCTTAATGCCTTATTTACAAGAGCAAGTCGCTAAGGGTGAGCCCCTGCCTACTATAGCGCGGCATTTCTTAGGGCTATTCCAAGGGTTGCCTGGCGCCCGCAAATGGCGACAAGCCCTCAGCGGTAAGCAGTCTTTGACCATAGCGGAGATAGAAGATGCAGCGACGCAGACCCTCGCGTTTATTGCCCAACAGGATGCTTATCAAGACAGTTTAGAGGCGCAGAGCTAG